From the genome of Roseivivax sp. THAF197b:
TCGTCAGCCGCGCGCAACTCTCCCAATGCCTCGACATGCTGCGGGGATTGAGCGCGCAGCTCGCCGCATGAGCGACGCCGAAACCCGTCATCTGCGCCTTTACGAGACGTTGCGGACGCGGATCTGCCTGCTGGATTACCCGCCCGGCACCAAGCTTGGCGAGGAGGCGCTGGCCGCCGAGTTCGGCGTCTCCCGCACACCCTTGCGCCGGGTTCTGTCGCGCCTTGCCGATGAGGGCCTTCTGGAAACGCGGCACGGCGTCGGCACGCTGGTCACCGATGTGGAGCCGCTGGAGCTTGCGCATATCTATGCGCTGCGGATGGAGCTTGCGGAACTCACGGGCCGCCTGTCCCCCTGCGAGATCACGCCCGACATGCTGGCCAAGGCCCGCGCCTTTGCCGATGAGGCGGACGCCCTTCAGGCCGCCCCCGATCCGCGTGCCTTCGCGGAACTGAACCTCGCCTTCTTCACTTTCGGGCTGAGCCTGACCGAGAACACCCCCCTCGCCGAGATATCAGAGCGGCTCTATCTGCGGACCGCCCGGATCTGGCTTGCGCGGATCCCCTCGCTCGATCTGGCGCGCGAATGCGAGATTTTCGCGGCAGAGGTGCGCGAAACGCTGGCCGCCCTGGAAGCGGGAGATGCGGAGGCGGCGGGGCTCGTCCGCAGGGCGCATGTTTCCATGTCCTATGGACGTCTGACCGGCTAATTTCGGCGGTACCACCGCGAAAAGTGTCGCAGCGCTGCACCGCAGCGGTCGGATTTTCCCCTCTCGACAGCATTTTTGCTGCTTTTTGCCCGCACTTGGCCCGACATGAGATGCATCAAGTACACGGCATGCAGAATCGGTCACGTTACGCAGGGGATTACGAGGGAAGGGGACATGTCCGACCTGACTTGTAACTATCAGCGGATGCTCACGAAGGCCAAGGCGCAGCAGGCCCGCAGCGAAGGCGCGTGCCGGGAATGCCTCGTGACCGAGGCGGAATTGCAGCTTGCCGGAGAAACGCTTGAGGTCTGCGGCGAGGAGTTTGCCTACGATCTGGAAACGGGCGAGCGGGTCCTTGTGCCCGTGCCACTTTGCCCGGCCTGTCATGCCAAGGCGCATCAGGATGGGCATGGTCATCACCTGCCCTGCCAAATCAAGGCGCGCTTCAGCCGCGAGACGGACCTGATCCTGACGTCGTGATCTTAGCGCGCTTGCGGATACGAAAAGACCCCGGCGCGTTGCCGGGGCCTTTCAATCCATAGCAGTGGCGGGCGATCAGCCAAGACCGTTCGGATACCACTCGCCCATCGCGACCTCAGAGCCTTCGACCATGGAGGCGAAAGCCTCGGGGTCCTGCGTGCCGCCGTCGCGACCGCGATAATGGTAGGGATAGACCACGCCGGGCTGGAACGCGTTCACGCCGCCTGCCGCCTGCTCGGCATCCATGGTGAAGGGCAGGTTCATGCAGACGAAGGCCACGTCGATATTCTCGAGCGCGCGCATTTCATCGGTGACCTCGGTATCGCCCGACACGTAGATCCGGAACCCGTCGAAATCGAGGACGTAGCCGTTGTCGCGGCCCTCGGGGTGGAAATTCATCCGCTCCTCGGTGGTGTTGTGCGCGGGGATGGCGGTGATGCCGACGCCCATCATCTCGCCGCTATCGCCATTGGCCATGGCGGTCGCCTTGGCCTGCATGGCCTCGGAGAGCATGTCGTAAACGGACGGGTTGGTGACGAGCATCGTGTCCTCGCCGACCACGGCATCGAGCGTCTCGGCATTGTAGTGATCGCCATGCTCATGCGTGATGAGCACCATGTCCGCCGCGGGCATATCGGCGTATTTATCTCCGCCGCCCACGGTGTCGACATAGATGACGCCCTTCGGTGTCTCGAGCACGAAGGAGGCATGCTCCACCGGGTGCACGGTGATCGTGCCCGCATCCGTCTCGAAGCTGTTGGAGGCATGCGCGGCGGCCATCGCGGCAAACGGCATGATCGTCGTGCCAGCCGCGGTCGCGGCGGCGCTGACAAGGAAGGTGCGGCGGGTCTGGGTCATCGGATACTCCGTTCGGTGCTGAATTCTTGTGAAGGAACTAGCTTCGATCGGCAGCACTTCAATTCGCGGCGAGGGCCGCCCGGATTGACCCCGGTCCAATTGTCTTTTGTTTCCGAAACGGGTCATAATATGACCAAATTTGCTGCTTATGTCTCCGGTCAATGGTCTTATAAACCGACCGAGCAGGACGAAACCCGCCCATGATCGAGTTCGAAAACGTCAGCAAGTCCTTCTGGACGGGATCGCACCACAAGGTGATCCTGAACCAGGCGTCGTTCCGCGTGGAACGGGGCGAGAATATCGGGATTCTGGCCCCCAACGGGACCGGCAAGACGACGCTGGTGAACATGATGGCCGGGCTCGAGAAACCCGATGAGGGCACGATCCGCCGTGAGGGCGGCATCTCCTTTCCGCTGGGCTATATGGGCGGCGTCGTGAACAGGATCTCGGCGCGCGAGAATGCGCGCTTCATCGCCAAGATCTACGGTCTCGATCCCGATTACGTGGAGGCCTTCTGCCGCTGGCTCTGCAATTTGGGAGAATATTTCGACCAGCCGCTCGGCACCTATTCGGCCGGGATGAAGGGGCGGTTCAGCTTCGCGCTGCTGCTGGCACTCGATTTCGACATGTATCTCATCGACGAGGGCATGCCCAACTCGACCGACGTGGAATTCAACAAGAAAGCGGGCGATCTGCTGGCGGAGCGGTTGCAACGCTCGACGCTCGTGATCGTGTCGCATCAGCCGGACCTGCTGCAGAAATTCGCCAAGAAGGCGGGTGTCCTGATGGATGGAAACCTGCATATGTTCGACACTCTGGAAGAGGCGAAGGCGCTTTATGACTACGAAACCCAAAGCTAAGAAGTTTCGCATCCGCCGGAGTGAAAGCGCAGCCCGTCAGGAGGCGGGTGCTACGGAAGGCGTGTCGCGTCCGCCGCAGGACGCACAGGCTGCCCGGCCCGCATCCGGGCCGTCCACCACCGCCGCCGAGACCCCGCATGTGCGCGATACCGCCGCGCGGCCACCGCGCGCGACGGCGCAGACCAGACCGCCCCGGAATGTGGAAAGCACAGGCGCGACCCGCCCCGCCCCCGGTGCGTCCGATGCCCCACAATCGCAAACCACCCCTGAGACGACCCAACCGTCACCGCCGCAGACCCGCACGGGTGAGGTTGCAAGCGCGGCGCAGGTCTCGGGCGAAACGGATATCGAGAAGATCCGTCAGGAAGGTCTGACCGGGCGCCAATTGCGCATGGCCCGCCGCATGGCGCAGAAACACGGGCTCGCGCCCACCTCCGATTTCGACGCGGTCCGGCTTCTGCGCAAGAAGGGCATCGATCCGTTCCAGCGGGCCAACATGCTCGAGCTTGTCGTCGGCAATAACGGCGAAACCTCCGAGAAGGAGCCGCAGGTGCCTGCGCGCGCCAATGCGGTCGATCCCGCCACCACCGGCGGCGTCAAACTGCCCCAGACCGTCGAGCTGAAAAAATCGGCCGTGCCGTCGACCGAGACGATGAACCCGTCGGAGCGACGCGCCATCGAGGTCGAGCGCGTCCAGCGCGAGCTTGGCAAGCGCCGGCGGCGCCGCTTTGCCCTTCTGCTGGCGCGGCTGGCGTTTTTCGTGCTGCTGCCGACCTTCATCGCGGGCTATTACTTCTATGCCGTGGCGACGCCGATGTATGCCACCAAGTCCGAATTCCTGATCCTCAAGAACGATGGCGGCGGCGGGGGCAGCGGCATGGGCGGCCTTCTGTCCGGCACGCAATTCGCGACGAACCAGGACGCCATCGCGGTGCAATCCTACCTGTCCTCCAAGGATGCCATGCTCCGGCTCAACGACG
Proteins encoded in this window:
- a CDS encoding GntR family transcriptional regulator, with translation MSDAETRHLRLYETLRTRICLLDYPPGTKLGEEALAAEFGVSRTPLRRVLSRLADEGLLETRHGVGTLVTDVEPLELAHIYALRMELAELTGRLSPCEITPDMLAKARAFADEADALQAAPDPRAFAELNLAFFTFGLSLTENTPLAEISERLYLRTARIWLARIPSLDLARECEIFAAEVRETLAALEAGDAEAAGLVRRAHVSMSYGRLTG
- a CDS encoding MBL fold metallo-hydrolase produces the protein MTQTRRTFLVSAAATAAGTTIMPFAAMAAAHASNSFETDAGTITVHPVEHASFVLETPKGVIYVDTVGGGDKYADMPAADMVLITHEHGDHYNAETLDAVVGEDTMLVTNPSVYDMLSEAMQAKATAMANGDSGEMMGVGITAIPAHNTTEERMNFHPEGRDNGYVLDFDGFRIYVSGDTEVTDEMRALENIDVAFVCMNLPFTMDAEQAAGGVNAFQPGVVYPYHYRGRDGGTQDPEAFASMVEGSEVAMGEWYPNGLG
- a CDS encoding ABC transporter ATP-binding protein encodes the protein MIEFENVSKSFWTGSHHKVILNQASFRVERGENIGILAPNGTGKTTLVNMMAGLEKPDEGTIRREGGISFPLGYMGGVVNRISARENARFIAKIYGLDPDYVEAFCRWLCNLGEYFDQPLGTYSAGMKGRFSFALLLALDFDMYLIDEGMPNSTDVEFNKKAGDLLAERLQRSTLVIVSHQPDLLQKFAKKAGVLMDGNLHMFDTLEEAKALYDYETQS
- a CDS encoding capsule biosynthesis protein, with the protein product MTTKPKAKKFRIRRSESAARQEAGATEGVSRPPQDAQAARPASGPSTTAAETPHVRDTAARPPRATAQTRPPRNVESTGATRPAPGASDAPQSQTTPETTQPSPPQTRTGEVASAAQVSGETDIEKIRQEGLTGRQLRMARRMAQKHGLAPTSDFDAVRLLRKKGIDPFQRANMLELVVGNNGETSEKEPQVPARANAVDPATTGGVKLPQTVELKKSAVPSTETMNPSERRAIEVERVQRELGKRRRRRFALLLARLAFFVLLPTFIAGYYFYAVATPMYATKSEFLILKNDGGGGGSGMGGLLSGTQFATNQDAIAVQSYLSSKDAMLRLNDDAGFNAHFSQPEIDPIQRLDTDASIEDAYKVYKRNVEIGYDPTEGVIRMEVRAADPMVATTFSEALIDYAEERVDNLTQRKRENAVTDAEQGLIDAEEKRVAAQERLVRMQQENALLDPEAKIGALRGQMNTIEVQIQEKELQLQALLDNARPNQSRVDGVRGDIRRLNNMLDTLNTRMTTATQGEDSLAEIAIQVQLAQADLATRDMMLQSALERLESARREADSQARYLTTSVLPVPSEDPSYPRSFENTILSFLIFAGIYLMISLTASILREQVSS